Part of the Eisenibacter elegans DSM 3317 genome is shown below.
CGAGCTAGAAACACACTTCTTGGCCGGTGGCAATGTGCCCTTGGTAATCAAAGCGCTTATCTCTGCGGATAAAGCCAATATCCAGCTTACCTTTAACCAAGCCACAGCCATTGATCTAGCCGGACGTAATGTCTTTGAAGCCGTACAGTTTTCTGTAAACCCGAAGGTGATCAATACGCCCCCTATCGCCGCAGTCGCACACGATGGCATTCAATTGATTGCCAAGGCACGGGTAACCGTAAGGGCCAATATAGGCCGCCTCGTAGGGGGAGCCGGTGAAGAAACTATCGTAGCACGTGTAGGGGAGGGCGTAGTTACCTCTATCGGCTCCTCGCAAAGCCACAAGCACGTACTCGAAAACCCTGATGTTATTTCCCAGCTGGTCTTGCAAAAAGGACTTGATGCCGGAACGGCCTTCGAAATCCTTTCTATCGATATTGCTGACATCGACATCGGCGAAAACGTAGGAGCCAAACTCCAAATAGAGCAAGCCGCCGCCGATCTCAAGGTGGCCAATGCCAATGCCGAAAAACGCCGTGCAATGGCTGTAGCCGAAGAGCAAGAAATGCGTGCCCGAGCACAACAGGCTCGCGCCCTCGTGATTGAGTCGGAGGCCGAAATCCCCAAAGCCTTTGCCGAAGCGCTGCGCACCGGCAAGATAGGAGTAATGGATTATTACCGCCTCCAAAACATCGAAGCAGATACCCAAATGCGCAAGAGTATAGGCGGAGAGCTGCCCCCACCACAGACAGGCGGGCAAGAGTAAAGCGCAGCTGTACACCTTCAACGCCTGAAGGCGATTAGACCTGACAAGTTAGCATAACCTGTCAGGTTCAGGTTTTGTTATTTTCTTTTCCTCTCCTTCCCTAATTTCCCCTGTTTGGTGTTTTGAGCCTGTTTGGCCTGCCTTTTCTTACGCCAAGGCGCGTCTTTTTCCCAATCTCCGGCCATAATACAGCCATAGGGCAAAATACGGTCTAACACCTCCCCAAGGCCAAACTCCTGCATCTGTGCCTGTACCGTTTGAGCGTTTTTGTAGGCACTGGGCAGCTCCGAAATATCGATATTACCCGAATAAAAGCGCACATCCAGCCCTTGGGTTTCTTCTGCAAACACCTCTTGGTGAGTCTTGTGACCCAAACTGCGGATGTGTTGGCTACGGCTGACATTGCGCCCCGCTCCGTGAGGGGCAAATCCAAGATTGGTCTCGCTCGTTTCGCCGCGCACCACCAGCACAGGCTCCCGCATATTGAGTGGCACCAAGCGCAGCCCCTCATACGAGTCGGGCACAAACTTATCGTCTAGGGGGGTAGCCCCCTTGGCGTGGTAAAACAAATCACCCTCTCGAAACACAAAATTATGCTCATTCCAGAAGCGCAACAAGGGCTCTAGGCGCAGCTTTTGTGCCGTCGCCTCGTGGATGACGGTATGGTTGAGCTTCGTCCAAGCCCGCACCAGCTGAAGCGCCTCCCAGTAGTCTCGACCTTCGTCGGTATCATAAGGAATCCACGCGTTTTTCTCCAAAGCGCGGGGGGCTATCTGCTTCCTGAATCCTTCAGCCACCTTCATCCCCTGGCTGTAGAGGTACGCCCCTAGCCCACGGCTGCCGTGGTGTGTCACCATCACCGTCTCGCCGGTCTGCTCTGAGCGCCCCACAAACAAAAAGTGGTTGCCATCGCCTTGCGTTCCCAGATGCTGCCGGGCAAAGGCCATACTGCGCTCCGTCTGCAAAAAGCGGTTGTAGCCCATTTCTTCCTGCAAACCCTTGGGCAGCTCCGAAAAGCGCTCACGTCCGCCGCCACCAAAATGCGTTACCGAAAGTGCTGCGTTCAGCACCTGTTGTGGGTCGGCCTGCCCTAGGTTGGTCATCATCACCGAACAACAAATATCAGCGCTGTGCATAGCCGGGTGGATGGCATTTTTGGCCACCGCTACCCCACCCACCGGAATCTGCCCGATGCCCCCTGTAGGGCAGGCATCCGGCATTACGGCTCCCGCCACCAGTGTAGGCGTACGCATCAAGGCCGCCATCGTCGTCAGTACGCTGTCTACATTGGCCTGCTCTTCCGGTGTTTCGGCACGGATATTTTGATAAAAAGGCAGCGGCTCCTCGCGCATCTCCACCGTTCGGGGGGCTACCGAAGCCAGATACTGCATCAAGACCTCACCCTGAAGCCCCTCTCGGTTGATATGCCGCAAAGCCTCCTTAAACCACTTGTCCGGGCGGTAGCCCAAAGCCAATAAATCATCTCCTGTATACATAGGGTAGCAATTTAGGCAATCTTCAAAACCCAAATATACGCAAAAAGTAGGGGAGAGGTTGGGGGGAGAGCAAACGATATATTATACAAACCCCTTCAGACACATTTAGTACCTGAAAGGGCAAAGGCAAAACGGCACGGAGGCCTAGTTCAAAAGAACTCAAGTACTATGAATATTAAACCAGCTATTGGCGTTGGCGTCAGAGGCCAGTTTCCAGTCAGACCAAGCGTTACTTTTCCAACCTTGGGCTGCCCTTAGGATGTCGCTACGCGAAATCACCCCAACAACCTTACCTTTGTCCACTACCGGAAATCGCCGAACATGGGTTCGCAGAAACAACTGTGCCGCTTCTATAATACTCGTCTGAGGGCTTAATATC
Proteins encoded:
- the floA gene encoding flotillin-like protein FloA (flotillin-like protein involved in membrane lipid rafts), translating into MPEQAIVVIIIFAAIIGFFTFLYYVPVNLWITAVFSGVRVGLFELVFMRIRRVPPRIIVESLITATKAGLQLSTRELETHFLAGGNVPLVIKALISADKANIQLTFNQATAIDLAGRNVFEAVQFSVNPKVINTPPIAAVAHDGIQLIAKARVTVRANIGRLVGGAGEETIVARVGEGVVTSIGSSQSHKHVLENPDVISQLVLQKGLDAGTAFEILSIDIADIDIGENVGAKLQIEQAAADLKVANANAEKRRAMAVAEEQEMRARAQQARALVIESEAEIPKAFAEALRTGKIGVMDYYRLQNIEADTQMRKSIGGELPPPQTGGQE
- a CDS encoding RtcB family protein, with the translated sequence MYTGDDLLALGYRPDKWFKEALRHINREGLQGEVLMQYLASVAPRTVEMREEPLPFYQNIRAETPEEQANVDSVLTTMAALMRTPTLVAGAVMPDACPTGGIGQIPVGGVAVAKNAIHPAMHSADICCSVMMTNLGQADPQQVLNAALSVTHFGGGGRERFSELPKGLQEEMGYNRFLQTERSMAFARQHLGTQGDGNHFLFVGRSEQTGETVMVTHHGSRGLGAYLYSQGMKVAEGFRKQIAPRALEKNAWIPYDTDEGRDYWEALQLVRAWTKLNHTVIHEATAQKLRLEPLLRFWNEHNFVFREGDLFYHAKGATPLDDKFVPDSYEGLRLVPLNMREPVLVVRGETSETNLGFAPHGAGRNVSRSQHIRSLGHKTHQEVFAEETQGLDVRFYSGNIDISELPSAYKNAQTVQAQMQEFGLGEVLDRILPYGCIMAGDWEKDAPWRKKRQAKQAQNTKQGKLGKERKRK